A stretch of Spirosoma oryzicola DNA encodes these proteins:
- a CDS encoding carboxy terminal-processing peptidase — protein MKKYLVTLLPVLMLSFQPDSPSGAYTPGGAPLSGGQTSSPNDDLKPSISQEKVETLVAKLLTTYHYRKVRLNDSLSSVVWDNYLKEVDGSKTYLLASDVAAFEKYRYQIDDALVNGDLTAAYDLYNVFRKRYQERSEFIKEQLKKPLSFTTDETFNTDREKAVWPKTAEEQNELWRKILKNQELELRLGNRKDSAVVALMTQRYTNLDKAINRIKSADVFQMYMNSFAEALDPHTNYLSPTNADRFNQEMSQSLEGIGAMLREDGDYIRITDILPGGPAFKSKLLNKDDKIAGVAQGDNGPMVNTMNWQVDDVVKLIKGPKGTIVRLQVIAPNALAGAPPKEIRLVREKIKLEEQRAKKEVIEVSDNGRAFKIGVINIPMFYRDFEGARKREEGFSSTTSDVKKFVEELKGEKVDGIVIDLRDNGGGSLTEAINLTGLFIPKGPVVQVRESSGETEVYTDPDPSVAYDGPMAVLVNRFSASASEIFAAAIQDYKRGVIVGGQTFGKGTVQTLIDLNQWLPKEPEKVGQVKMTIQKFYRINGSSTQHRGVTPDIELPSAFSAEEYGESSQPSALPWDQINSTRYEQSRGLDDKILARLRDRFDQRLKSDPELKQLAQDLADFKKAKENTVVSLQETKRRKEREEAERKRTAANKVSQITATVDETGTPTPKKKKDLYLTEAGLVLADYILAANK, from the coding sequence ATGAAGAAGTATCTGGTGACCCTATTGCCCGTGCTGATGCTGAGTTTTCAGCCGGATTCTCCTTCTGGAGCTTACACTCCAGGCGGTGCGCCCCTTTCAGGTGGCCAAACCTCGTCTCCCAATGACGATTTGAAACCGTCTATTTCGCAGGAGAAGGTGGAAACGCTGGTAGCTAAGCTATTAACGACCTACCATTACCGCAAAGTAAGACTGAATGACTCGCTGTCGTCCGTTGTTTGGGACAATTATCTGAAAGAAGTAGATGGTAGCAAAACCTATCTATTGGCGTCAGACGTAGCGGCTTTTGAGAAATATCGTTATCAGATTGATGACGCCTTGGTTAACGGCGATCTGACAGCGGCCTACGACCTGTACAACGTCTTCCGCAAGCGGTACCAGGAACGTAGCGAATTCATTAAAGAGCAGCTCAAAAAACCGTTGAGCTTCACGACGGATGAGACGTTCAATACGGATCGTGAAAAAGCGGTCTGGCCAAAAACGGCAGAAGAACAAAACGAACTGTGGCGGAAAATCCTGAAAAACCAGGAGCTGGAGCTTCGTCTAGGCAATCGTAAAGACAGCGCCGTAGTCGCTCTGATGACCCAGCGGTACACGAATCTTGATAAGGCGATCAACCGGATCAAGAGCGCCGATGTATTTCAGATGTATATGAACTCGTTTGCCGAAGCGCTTGACCCTCACACGAACTATCTTTCGCCCACAAACGCGGATCGCTTCAACCAGGAGATGAGCCAGTCGCTGGAAGGGATCGGTGCGATGCTTCGGGAAGATGGTGATTACATTCGTATCACGGACATTCTGCCGGGCGGTCCAGCTTTCAAAAGCAAGCTGCTCAACAAAGACGATAAGATTGCCGGCGTTGCGCAGGGCGATAACGGGCCGATGGTTAACACCATGAACTGGCAGGTCGATGATGTAGTCAAGCTTATCAAAGGACCGAAAGGCACGATTGTGCGGTTGCAGGTTATTGCTCCTAACGCATTAGCTGGTGCGCCACCGAAAGAAATCCGACTGGTACGGGAGAAGATCAAGCTGGAAGAGCAGCGAGCTAAAAAAGAAGTCATCGAGGTTTCCGATAACGGTCGGGCATTCAAAATCGGTGTTATCAACATTCCGATGTTCTACCGTGATTTCGAGGGAGCCCGCAAGCGCGAAGAAGGATTCAGCAGCACAACGAGTGACGTGAAGAAATTCGTGGAAGAGCTGAAAGGCGAGAAAGTAGACGGTATTGTTATCGACCTGCGCGACAACGGAGGTGGATCGCTTACCGAAGCTATTAACCTCACCGGTCTGTTTATTCCCAAAGGGCCCGTTGTTCAGGTTCGCGAGTCATCGGGTGAAACAGAAGTTTACACCGATCCCGATCCGTCTGTGGCTTACGATGGCCCAATGGCTGTGCTGGTAAACCGATTCAGTGCTTCAGCGTCTGAAATCTTTGCTGCGGCTATTCAGGATTACAAACGGGGCGTTATTGTGGGTGGACAGACCTTCGGTAAAGGTACGGTTCAAACATTGATCGATTTAAACCAGTGGCTGCCTAAAGAGCCGGAAAAAGTTGGTCAGGTGAAAATGACGATCCAGAAGTTTTATCGGATAAATGGTAGCAGTACGCAACACCGGGGTGTTACGCCAGACATCGAGCTGCCATCCGCTTTCTCGGCTGAAGAGTATGGCGAAAGCTCGCAGCCAAGTGCGTTGCCTTGGGATCAGATCAATTCGACGCGTTATGAGCAGTCACGTGGCCTCGACGATAAAATCCTGGCTCGTCTGCGGGATCGCTTTGATCAGCGACTTAAATCCGATCCGGAGTTGAAGCAACTGGCGCAGGATCTGGCCGATTTCAAAAAGGCAAAGGAGAATACGGTTGTGTCGTTACAGGAAACGAAACGTCGGAAAGAACGGGAAGAGGCAGAACGCAAACGCACTGCTGCGAACAAGGTCTCTCAGATAACGGCTACTGTTGATGAAACCGGAACGCCGACTCCGAAGAAAAAGAAAGATTTGTATCTGACTGAGGCTGGTTTAGTGCTCGCTGATTACATCTTGGCAGCCAACAAATAA
- a CDS encoding vanadium-dependent haloperoxidase, whose protein sequence is MNDYLPLVLVDKLVSLRVLRRAWVPLLILAILQACRLQPVEPTQPDANAPSGKPANQYNADVASQWAVLQLKLTMTTPGFSPPVASRAFGYAGLAMYEAVVPGITDHRSLAGQLQGLTTLPKPDAKEYNWALCANAAEATILRSLYTTASTANKSAIDALEKTLYADFKGSDEGVNQRSVTFGQNVANALFEWSKTDGGHEGYSRNFPTSYVVPTGPGLWQTTENGQKIPMQPYWGKNRTFVKANMDLPMPKPLPYSTDVKSAMFAQYLDVYVKSKNLTQTEKEIAVWWADNPAETFTPPGHSYSIANITVKTAKADLAKAAETFARTGIAVSDAFVLCWRCKYLFNNLRPYTYARLAIDPAWVPFWPAPPFPGYPSGHATQSSSAAIVLTDLYGESFAFTDDSHVGRAKDASRNVEFKARSFKSFVESAQESADSRFYGNIHTRQDNETGLTEGKKIGANVNALAWKK, encoded by the coding sequence ATGAACGATTATTTACCGTTAGTTCTAGTGGACAAACTGGTGTCTTTGCGTGTGCTGCGCAGAGCATGGGTACCGCTACTAATTTTAGCTATTCTTCAAGCGTGCCGCCTTCAGCCTGTTGAACCAACTCAACCGGATGCCAACGCACCAAGCGGTAAACCAGCCAATCAATACAATGCCGATGTTGCTAGCCAGTGGGCAGTCCTTCAACTGAAGCTGACAATGACAACACCTGGCTTTAGTCCACCAGTAGCTTCCCGAGCGTTTGGTTACGCTGGTCTGGCTATGTACGAAGCGGTTGTTCCCGGCATAACGGATCACAGGTCGCTGGCGGGTCAACTTCAGGGCTTAACAACCCTCCCCAAGCCCGACGCCAAGGAATATAACTGGGCACTTTGCGCCAATGCTGCCGAAGCAACGATCTTACGTAGCCTGTACACAACGGCCTCGACTGCGAACAAGTCAGCCATCGACGCGCTCGAAAAAACGCTGTACGCCGACTTTAAGGGCTCAGACGAGGGCGTCAATCAACGTTCTGTAACGTTTGGGCAGAATGTAGCCAATGCGTTGTTTGAATGGTCTAAAACCGACGGGGGACATGAGGGCTATAGCCGAAATTTTCCGACCAGCTATGTCGTACCGACGGGGCCGGGACTTTGGCAAACGACAGAAAACGGACAGAAGATTCCGATGCAGCCTTACTGGGGGAAGAACCGAACGTTTGTCAAAGCAAATATGGACTTGCCGATGCCTAAACCGCTACCCTATTCGACGGATGTGAAGTCAGCAATGTTCGCACAGTATCTGGATGTATATGTAAAATCGAAAAACTTGACCCAGACAGAAAAGGAGATTGCCGTATGGTGGGCCGATAATCCTGCTGAAACGTTCACACCACCTGGTCATTCGTACAGCATCGCCAACATTACTGTTAAGACGGCTAAAGCAGATCTGGCGAAAGCCGCCGAAACGTTTGCCAGAACAGGTATCGCAGTCTCTGATGCGTTCGTATTATGCTGGCGGTGTAAATATTTGTTCAATAACCTTCGGCCCTACACCTATGCTCGGCTGGCCATTGATCCGGCCTGGGTTCCATTCTGGCCAGCTCCCCCCTTCCCCGGCTATCCTTCAGGTCACGCTACGCAGTCGTCGTCAGCCGCTATCGTGTTGACTGACTTGTACGGCGAGAGTTTCGCTTTCACAGATGATTCGCACGTCGGTCGGGCAAAGGATGCCAGTCGGAACGTTGAGTTTAAAGCCCGCTCGTTCAAATCGTTTGTCGAGTCCGCGCAGGAATCGGCAGACTCCCGCTTTTACGGAAACATTCACACCCGTCAGGACAATGAGACGGGATTAACCGAAGGAAAGAAGATTGGAGCCAATGTCAATGCCCTTGCTTGGAAGAAGTAG